TGGTTGTGCGGCCAGCTGAACACCACCAGCAGAGCGGCGATCGCCAGCAGCGGGATCAGCGCTCGCCACAGGTTGCCCGGCGTGCGCAGTCGTTGCCGGTCGGCCGGGTTCAGCGGGCGGGTCACCCCTCCATGGTCACCGGTGCGCGGATCAGTGCGGTAACCGGGTGGCCCATCACCCCGGCCGGGCAGGGTGAGCCCGTTGCGCCAGGCAGCGGCCGGACCGCGCCGAACCCGCCGCCTCGGGTGAGCCGGCATCGAGGGCGAGGCTAAGGTCTGCTCATTGAGCCCACCGCTGCCGCGGCCGTCGAGAAAGGCCAGTGAGCATGACTGACCCCGCACCGTCCGAGCTCGCACCGCCGGAGGTCAGGCCCGACTCGGCCGGACTGGTACCCCCGGAACTGGCCGTCAGCCGCCAGGCGCCGGACCGCAACCTCGCGCTGGAGCTGGTGCGGGTCACCGAGGCCGCCGCGATGGCCGCGGCCCGCTGGGTCGGCCGCGGCGACAAGAACGGCGGGGACGGCGCGGCCGTCGACGCGATGCGCACCTTGATCGGCACCGTCTCGATGGACGGCGTGGTCGTCATCGGCGAGGGCGAGAAGGACCATGCCCCGATGCTCTACAACGGTGAGCGGGTAGGCGATGGCACCGGTCCGGAGTGCGACGTGGCGGTCGACCCGATCGACGGAACCACCCTGATGGCCAAGGGGATGCCCAACGCCATCGCGGTGATCGCGGTCGCCGAGCGCGGCTCGATGTTCGACCCGTCCGCGGTGTTCTACATGGAGAAGATCGCCACCGGGCCCGAAGCCGCTGACGTCATCGACATCACCGCGCCGGTGAAGGAGAACATCGCGCGGGTCGCCAAGGCCAAGGGCGGCAAGCCCGAGGACGTCACGGTGGTGATCCTGGACCGACCCCGGCATGCCGAGCTGGTGGCGGCCGTCCGGGCCGCCGGCGCGAGGATCAAGTTCATCACCGACGGCGACGTGGCCGGCGCCATCATGGCTGCCCGGGCCGGTACCGGCGTGGACCTGCTGCTGGGCATCGGCGGCACCCCCGAGGGCATCATCGCGGCCGCCGCGATCAGCTGCATGGGCGGCTCGATCCAGGGCCGGCTCTGGCCGCAGAGCCCGGAGGAGCGCGAGAAGGCCCAGGACGCCGGGCACGACCTGTCCCGGGTGCTCACGACCAGGGACCTGGTCGCCGGCGAGGACGTCTTCTTCTGCGCCACCGGCATCACCGACGGCGAGCTGGTGCCCGGGGTGCGTTATGACCACGGCGCGGTGGCCACCTCCTCGATCGTGATGCGCTCCAAGTCAGGCACGATCCGGGTGGTGGACTCGCTGCACCAGCTGTCCAAACTGCGCGCGTACGCCTCGGTCGACTTCGACCGTAACTAGGCTGGCACCGACGTTGCTCGCCCCAGCTCACCGAGAGAAGGCATCATGCTCTGCGTCACCATGAACGAGATTCCGGGCTGGGAGATCCAGCGAGTCTGCGGCGAGGTGTTCGGGGTGACCGTGCGCTCGCGCAACGCGTTCTCCCAGATGGGCGCCGGCTTCAAATCCCTGGTGGGGGGTGAGTTGCAGGGCATGACCCGCAACGTGCTGCAGAGCCGCAACGAGGCGATGACCCGGCTCTTCGCCGAAGCGCAGGCCCGCGGCGGCAACGCCCTGGTCGCGATGCGCTTCGACACCACCGAGCTGGGCAACAACTGGAGCGAGATCTGCGCCTACGCGACCGCCGTGGTGGCGGTGCCGGTGACCGAGGCCGCCAAGCAGACCGCCCTGCAGCTCGGCTACGGGCAGCCCGGCGCCAACTCGGGCCAGCCGGGCCAGCCGGGCCAGCCGGGCCAGGGACATCCTGGTCACCAGCAACCGGCCGATCAGCAGCAGGGCTGGCAGCAGCCACCGCAGCAGCAACAGCCCGGCTGGGAGCAGCCCGGCGGCCAGCAGAGCTGGGAGAAGCCCGGCGGCCAGCAGAGCTGGGGCCAGCCCCCGGCCGGCCAGTGACCGCCGAAGAGGGTTAGTCCGGCCACAGCTGCGAGCTTGCTGTCGGCCGGGCTGGCTAGGCTCTGCGCAAGGAGCCGTCACCGCAGTGACGCCACACCGCAGGGGAGCCATCGCCGACGATGTCCGAGCAGTCCAGCCCGCAATCGAGCCCGCGGCCCGCGGCCGCCGCCACGACGCACGAGTCGCCGGATTCCCAGGATTCCTACCGGATCGAGAAGGATTCGATGGGCGAGGTCCGGGTTCCGGCGCAGGCCAGATGGCGTGCCCAGACCCAGCGGGCGGTGCAGAACTTCCCGATCTCAGGACAGCCGATCGAGCGTGAGCTGATCGCGGGGCTGGCCTTGATCAAGGGCGCTGGCGCCCGGGTGCGCGCCACCAGGGGCCTGCTCGACCCGGCCAAGGCCGAGGCCATCGCCGCGGCCGCCGCCGAGGTGGCCCGGGGCGACTGGGACGCCGAGTTCCCCATCGACGTGTTCCAGACCGGCTCCGGCACCTCCTCGAATATGAACGCCAACGAGGTGCTGGCCTCGCTGGCCTCTGAGAGGTTGAGCGGAGCCGGTCCGGTTTCGGTGCACCCCAACGACGACGTCAACGACCCGCTGTCCTCCAACGACCAGTTCCCGTCCGCGATCCACGTCGCCGCGACCAAGGGCGTGGTCAGCGACCTGATCCCGGCGCTGGAGCACCTGGCCGGCGCGCTTGAAGCCAAGGCGGCCGAGTTCGCCACCGTGGTGAAGTCCGGCCGGACCCATCTGATGGACGCCACCCCGGTCACGCTGGGGCAGGAGTTCGCCGGTTACGCCGCCCAGGTCCGCTACGGCATCGAGCGTGCGCAGGCGTGCCTGCCGCGGGTCGCCGAGCTGCCGCTGGGCGGCACCGCGGTGGGCACCGGCATCAACGCCCCGGCCGGTTTCGCCGCCGACGTCATCGCCCTGATCGCCACCGAGACCGGGCTGCCGCTGACCGAGGCTCGCGACCACTTCGAGGCCCAGGGCGCCCGGGACGGGCTGGTGGAGCTGTCCGGGGCGCTGCGCACCATCGCGGTCAGCCTGAACAAGGTGAGCAACGACATCCGGTGGATGGGATCGGGCCCCCGGACCGGGCTGACCGAGCTGTTCCTGCCCGACCTGCAGCCCGGCTCGTCGATCATGCCCGGCAAGGTCAACCCAGTGCTGTGCGAGGCGGTCTGCCAGGTCGTGGCCCAGGTGATCGGCAACGACGCCGCGGTTGCCTTCGCGGGCGCGTCGGGCAACTTCGAGCTGAACGTGATGCTGCCGGTGATGGCCCGCAACGTGCTCGAGTCGATCAGGCTGATCGCCAATGTCAGCGTGGTCTTCGCCGACAAGTGCGTGGCCGGCATCGAGGCCAACGTCGAGCGCTGCCGCGAGTACGCCGAGTCCTCCCCCTCCATCGTCACGCCGCTGAACCACTACGTCGGCTACGACGAGGCCGCCAAGATCGCCAAGCAGTCCCTGGCCGAGCGAAAGACCATTCGCCAGGTCGTGATCGAGCGGGGTCACGTCCAGTCCGGGGCGATCACCGAGGCCAAGCTCGACGAGGTGCTCGACGTGCTGTCGATGACCCGCCCTGCCGGGTAGGGCGTAACGATCAGGCAGGAGCCGTATGCACGTCTACGACGGTATCGACAGCACGCTGGCGCAGTGGTTGACGAGCCAGCCGGTCTTCTTCGTGGGCACGGCGCCGCTGGCCTGCGACGGTCACGTCAATGTCTCTCCCAAGGGGATGGCCGGCACCTTCGTGGTCTTCGGCCAGTACCGGGTGGGCTATCTCGACTACTACGGCTCGGGCTCGGAGACCATCGCCCACCTGCGTGAGAACGGCCGGATCACGCTGATGTTCGCCGCCTTCGACGGCCGGCCCAACATCGTCCGGCTCTACGGCACCGGCCGGATCGTGCTCACCCAGGACCCGGAGTTCGAGTCGTTGCGAGCCGCCTTTCCCAAGCAGCGCGTCACCGCCCAGCGCGCCATCGTGATGGTGGAGCTGGACCGGGTCAGTGACTCCTGCGGGTACGCGGTGCCCCTGATGGACTTCGTCGCCGACCGGACGGTGCTTGACCTGCGCCAGGAGAAGCGGGGCCCGGAGCCCTACCGGCTCTACCCCGAGACCAAGAACGCCCAGTCGATCGACGGCCTGCCCGCGCTGGGCGACCTCGTCGAGCGGGCCCGCGAGCCGCAGCCACCGCCGGACTAGAGGCTGACGTCCTCGAGCAGTTCGGTGACCAGGGCGGCGATCGGCGAGCGCTCGGACCGGGTCAGCGTGACGTGGGCGAACAGCGGGTGCCCGCGCAACGCCTCGATCACCGCCGCGACCCCGTCGTGCCGGCCGACCCGCAGGTTGTCCCGCTGCGCGACGTCGTGGGTGAGCACCACCCGCGAGCCCTGCCCGATCCGCGACAGCACCGTCAGCAGCACGTTGCGCTCCAGCGACTGCGCCTCGTCGACGATCACGAACGAGTCGTGCAGGGACCGGCCGCGGATGTGGGTCAGCGGCAGCACCTCGATCATGCCGCGGTCCAGCACCTCCTCCAGGACGTCCTTGCTGACCAGCGCGCCCAGGGTGTCGAACACCGCCTGCGCCCACGGCGCCATCTTCTCGTTCTCGCTGCCGGGTAGGTAGCCCAGCTCCTGGCCGCCGACGGCGTACAGCGGCCGGAACACCACCACCTTCTTGTGCGCCCGCCGCTCCATCACCGCGTCCAGTCCGGCGCACAGCGCCAGCGCCGACTTTCCGGTGCCGGCCCGCCCACCCAGGGAGACGATGCCGATCTCGGGGTCGAGCAGCAGGTCCAGCGCGATCCGCTGCTCGGCCGAGCGGCCCCGCAGGCCGAACGCCTCACGGTCACCGCGCACCAGCTTCAGCTGCTTGTCAGCGGTGACCCGGGCCAGCGCCGAGCCACGCGCCGAGTGCAACACCAGGCCGGTGTGGCAGGGCAGCTCGGCGATCCGCAACAGCTCATCGGCCTCCACCGCCCCCACCCGGTCGGCGGCGTAGAGCGAGTCGATGACGGTGGTGGAGACCTCGAGCTCGGCCATTCCGGTCCAGCCCGAGTCGACGCCCGGGTGCACCCGGTACTCATCCGAGGGCAGTCCCACAGCGGCGGCCTTGACCCGCAGCGGCATGTCCTTGGTGACCAGCACGACGTCGCGACCCTCGGAGGCCAGGTTCAGCGCGACGGCCAGGATTCGGGAGTCGTTGCTCTCCACCCGGAACCCGGCGGGCAGCAGGGCCAGGTCGGAGTGGTTCAGTTCGACGTGCAGGGTGCCGCCGTCCTCACCGACGGGCACCGGAGCGTCCAGCCGGCCGTGCTTGATCCGCAGGTCGTCCAGCGCGCGCAGCGTTTCGCGGGCGAACCAGCCCAGCTCCGGGTGGTGGCGCTTGCCTTCCAGCTCGCCGATCACCACCAGCGGCAGGACGACCTCGTGCTCACCGAAGCGGGCCAGCGCTCCGGGGTCCGACAACAGCACCGAGGTGTCCAGGACGAAGGTCTTGACCGCTGGCACAGCCGGCGCATTCGGAACGGTGGCGGTGGTGGCGCGAGCGTGGGTCACATGGGGCTCCTGGGCGCTGCGGCGTCGTGGCGTACTCGACACCGTGGGCAGGCGTGGCACCAGCGCCTGCCGCTGACGAGGGTTCCGGTCATCCCCCATGGTACGGGGGTGATGCCGGCCCCCCGCTGGCATTTCACCACCGTCAAGGGACCTCCCGAGCGCCGGTCCGATGGGCCGAACGCCTGCCGCTGACGCTACGGTCGCCATTCGGCGCGGGCCTCACGCCACGCCGTAGCCGCCCGCCATCCGCGGCCTCAACTGCCGAAGCGCCGCTGCCGTTCGGAGAAGTCGCGCAGCGCACGTAGGAAGTCGGTCTTGCGGAAGTCGGGCCACAGCGCGTCGCAGAAGTAGAACTCCGAATGCGCCGACTGCCAGAGCAGGAATCCGGACAGCCGCTGCTCCCCCGAGGTCCTGATCACCAGG
This genomic stretch from Jatrophihabitans sp. harbors:
- the glpX gene encoding class II fructose-bisphosphatase → MTDPAPSELAPPEVRPDSAGLVPPELAVSRQAPDRNLALELVRVTEAAAMAAARWVGRGDKNGGDGAAVDAMRTLIGTVSMDGVVVIGEGEKDHAPMLYNGERVGDGTGPECDVAVDPIDGTTLMAKGMPNAIAVIAVAERGSMFDPSAVFYMEKIATGPEAADVIDITAPVKENIARVAKAKGGKPEDVTVVILDRPRHAELVAAVRAAGARIKFITDGDVAGAIMAARAGTGVDLLLGIGGTPEGIIAAAAISCMGGSIQGRLWPQSPEEREKAQDAGHDLSRVLTTRDLVAGEDVFFCATGITDGELVPGVRYDHGAVATSSIVMRSKSGTIRVVDSLHQLSKLRAYASVDFDRN
- a CDS encoding YbjQ family protein, with product MLCVTMNEIPGWEIQRVCGEVFGVTVRSRNAFSQMGAGFKSLVGGELQGMTRNVLQSRNEAMTRLFAEAQARGGNALVAMRFDTTELGNNWSEICAYATAVVAVPVTEAAKQTALQLGYGQPGANSGQPGQPGQPGQGHPGHQQPADQQQGWQQPPQQQQPGWEQPGGQQSWEKPGGQQSWGQPPAGQ
- a CDS encoding class II fumarate hydratase, coding for MSEQSSPQSSPRPAAAATTHESPDSQDSYRIEKDSMGEVRVPAQARWRAQTQRAVQNFPISGQPIERELIAGLALIKGAGARVRATRGLLDPAKAEAIAAAAAEVARGDWDAEFPIDVFQTGSGTSSNMNANEVLASLASERLSGAGPVSVHPNDDVNDPLSSNDQFPSAIHVAATKGVVSDLIPALEHLAGALEAKAAEFATVVKSGRTHLMDATPVTLGQEFAGYAAQVRYGIERAQACLPRVAELPLGGTAVGTGINAPAGFAADVIALIATETGLPLTEARDHFEAQGARDGLVELSGALRTIAVSLNKVSNDIRWMGSGPRTGLTELFLPDLQPGSSIMPGKVNPVLCEAVCQVVAQVIGNDAAVAFAGASGNFELNVMLPVMARNVLESIRLIANVSVVFADKCVAGIEANVERCREYAESSPSIVTPLNHYVGYDEAAKIAKQSLAERKTIRQVVIERGHVQSGAITEAKLDEVLDVLSMTRPAG
- a CDS encoding pyridoxamine 5'-phosphate oxidase family protein — translated: MHVYDGIDSTLAQWLTSQPVFFVGTAPLACDGHVNVSPKGMAGTFVVFGQYRVGYLDYYGSGSETIAHLRENGRITLMFAAFDGRPNIVRLYGTGRIVLTQDPEFESLRAAFPKQRVTAQRAIVMVELDRVSDSCGYAVPLMDFVADRTVLDLRQEKRGPEPYRLYPETKNAQSIDGLPALGDLVERAREPQPPPD
- a CDS encoding PhoH family protein; this translates as MTHARATTATVPNAPAVPAVKTFVLDTSVLLSDPGALARFGEHEVVLPLVVIGELEGKRHHPELGWFARETLRALDDLRIKHGRLDAPVPVGEDGGTLHVELNHSDLALLPAGFRVESNDSRILAVALNLASEGRDVVLVTKDMPLRVKAAAVGLPSDEYRVHPGVDSGWTGMAELEVSTTVIDSLYAADRVGAVEADELLRIAELPCHTGLVLHSARGSALARVTADKQLKLVRGDREAFGLRGRSAEQRIALDLLLDPEIGIVSLGGRAGTGKSALALCAGLDAVMERRAHKKVVVFRPLYAVGGQELGYLPGSENEKMAPWAQAVFDTLGALVSKDVLEEVLDRGMIEVLPLTHIRGRSLHDSFVIVDEAQSLERNVLLTVLSRIGQGSRVVLTHDVAQRDNLRVGRHDGVAAVIEALRGHPLFAHVTLTRSERSPIAALVTELLEDVSL